The Herbiconiux sp. A18JL235 region GCCTCCTGATCGCTGCGGGCACCGCGACGGGCTACGTCGAACTCGCTCCAGTCAAGCCCCGCTGTCGACGACTCCAGGAGCCTGACCACCCGCTCGTCGAGCCCCGCGAGGTTGAGCCCCTCGCTCGGCGCCCCGGGATCGTTGCGCCACGTGCCGAGCTGCACGAGGTAGTTCGGGCCGCCCGCCTTGGCCCCTGCCCCCACCGACGATCGCTTCCACCCGCCGAACGGCTGGCGGCGCACGATGGCCCCCGTGATGCCGCGGTTGACGTAGAGGTTGCCGGCTTGCACCGCGTGCATCCAGGTGTCGACCTCGGCGGGGTCGAGCGAGTGGATGCCCGCCGTGAGCCCGAAGGGCACGGCGTTCTGCAGCTCGATCGCCTTCTCGAGGGTGGCGGCGCGCATGATGCCGAGCACGGGCCCGAAGTACTCCGTGAGGTGGAAGGGCGTGCCGGGCAGCACCCCGTCTTTCACGCCCGGCGACCACAGGCGCCCCGTGTCGTCGAGCTTCTGCGGGGCGACGAGCCACTTCTCGCCCGGGCCGAGCGTGGTGAGCGCGTCGGCGAGCTTGCCCGATGCGGGTTCGACCAGGGGGCCCATCTGAGCGGAGGGATCGGACGGGTAGCCCACCCGTAGCGACGACACGGCGTCGACGAGCTGACGCGCGAAGCGCTTGGAGCGCCCGGTCGAGCCGACGAGGATGACGAGGCTCGCGGCCGAGCACTTCTGGCCGGCGTGGCCGAAGGCGCTCCTCACGATGTCGGCGACCGCGAGATCGAGGTCGGCGCTCGGGGTGACGACGATCGCGTTCTTGCCACTGGTCTCGGCCAGCAGCGGGAGATCGTGCCGCCACCCGCGGAACAGCTCTGCCGTCTCGTACGACCCGGTGAGGATGAGCCTGCCCACGCGGGGGTCTGACATGAGCTGACGCCCGAGCTCGCCTTCGTCGACGTCGACCAGGGAGAGCACCTCGTGGGGGATGCCCGACTCCCAGAGCGCCTCCACCAGCACCGCGGCGCTCCGTCTCGCCTGCGGAGCGGGTTTGATGACGACGGCGCTGCCCGCGGCGAGCGCCGCCAGCACCGAGCCTGCCGGGATGGCCACCGGGAAGTTCCACGGCGGTGCCACGACGGTGAGAGCGACAGGTTCGAAGACCGCCCCGTCGACCTGATCGAGTTCGAGGGCGGTGCGGGCGTAATAGGCGGCGAAGTCGACGGCCTCGCTCACCTCGGGGTCGGCCTGGTCGATGGTCTTGCCGGTCTCGCTCGCCATCACCTCGATGAGCCTGTCGCGGTTGGCCTCCAGGGCGTAACCGGCCCGCCTCACGAAGCCCGCCCGGTCTTCTGCGCTGCGGGCGCCCCACTTCTCGCCCGCGGCCACCGCGGCCCTGATAACCCCCTCGAGCGCCACGTCGTCGGCGATCATCGCATCGGCGATGGTGTCGGTGCCGAGATTCGACCCGGCCACCCTGCCCAGGATGCGCGACCCCCACGCCCGGTTCGCCGGCAGCGACGGGTCGGTGTCGGGAGTGTTGTGGAACCCCTCGCGCGACGGCTCGAGCTGGGCGTCGTGCCTGTTCTGGGTGCGCCGCGGCGTGGGCGGCGCCGCCTCGGGGTCGAGCGCTTCGAGCGCTCGGAGGAAGCGGTCGCGTTCCCGCTCGAAGGCCGCGGTGTCGGTGGCCAGATCGAAGACCGACGACATGAAGTTGGCTTCGTCGGCATTCTCCTCGAGTCGACGAACAAGGTAGCCGATTGCGACGTCGAACTCCTCCGGAGCGACGACCGGGGTGTAGAGGAGCAGGCCGCCGACCGTCTTGCGCACCTCTTCGGCCTGCGCCGTCGCCATGCCGAGCAGCATCTCGATGTCGACGGATGCCGTCACCCCACGTTCCTCGGCGAGGAGCCAGGCCCAGGCGATGTCGAAGAGGTTGTGGCCGGCCACCCCGATGGTGACCGCGTCGACGTTCTCGGGGCGCAGCGCCCATTCCAGCACCCGCTTGTAGTTGGTGTCGGTCTCCTGCTTCTGGTCGAAGGTGGCCGACGGCCAGTCGTGGAGCACCGCGTCGACGCGCTCCATCGCCAGGTTCGCCCCCTTCACGACCCGCACCTTCACGGGGGCCCCGCCGCGTGCACGCCGCTCGGCGGCCCAGTGATGCAGACGCTGGAACGCGGGCAGCGCATCGGGGAGGTAGGCCTGCAGCACGATTCCCGCCTCGACGTCGAGGAAGTCGGGCTCGTCGAGCACACGCTGGAAGACGGCGATGGTGAGATCGAGGTCGCGGTACTCCTCCATGTCGAGGTTGATGAACGTGCGCCCCTCGCCCGACTCCGAACCGACGAGGCCCTTCTTCGACGCG contains the following coding sequences:
- a CDS encoding bifunctional proline dehydrogenase/L-glutamate gamma-semialdehyde dehydrogenase: MAEPHTPQQPHADVDPSPGEPAHGEPAPSETVDEVVPAESLGPLGLGEKAVALARHWLDASRDAPVDPGAARLAGVLKDPDGLDFTLGFVDGVARPEDVFVAGKHLSALAKRTPQFLPPHLRAAVTAGGMLGEVVPGVVVPIARKVLREMVGHLVVDARPSKIGAAVQVLRARENGGATAVRLNVNLLGEAVLGDSEASKRLEGTKALIQRPDIDYVSVKVSSVAAGVSMWAFDATVERVAQSLIPLYRLASKKGLVGSESGEGRTFINLDMEEYRDLDLTIAVFQRVLDEPDFLDVEAGIVLQAYLPDALPAFQRLHHWAAERRARGGAPVKVRVVKGANLAMERVDAVLHDWPSATFDQKQETDTNYKRVLEWALRPENVDAVTIGVAGHNLFDIAWAWLLAEERGVTASVDIEMLLGMATAQAEEVRKTVGGLLLYTPVVAPEEFDVAIGYLVRRLEENADEANFMSSVFDLATDTAAFERERDRFLRALEALDPEAAPPTPRRTQNRHDAQLEPSREGFHNTPDTDPSLPANRAWGSRILGRVAGSNLGTDTIADAMIADDVALEGVIRAAVAAGEKWGARSAEDRAGFVRRAGYALEANRDRLIEVMASETGKTIDQADPEVSEAVDFAAYYARTALELDQVDGAVFEPVALTVVAPPWNFPVAIPAGSVLAALAAGSAVVIKPAPQARRSAAVLVEALWESGIPHEVLSLVDVDEGELGRQLMSDPRVGRLILTGSYETAELFRGWRHDLPLLAETSGKNAIVVTPSADLDLAVADIVRSAFGHAGQKCSAASLVILVGSTGRSKRFARQLVDAVSSLRVGYPSDPSAQMGPLVEPASGKLADALTTLGPGEKWLVAPQKLDDTGRLWSPGVKDGVLPGTPFHLTEYFGPVLGIMRAATLEKAIELQNAVPFGLTAGIHSLDPAEVDTWMHAVQAGNLYVNRGITGAIVRRQPFGGWKRSSVGAGAKAGGPNYLVQLGTWRNDPGAPSEGLNLAGLDERVVRLLESSTAGLDWSEFDVARRGARSDQEALAAHFTARDVSGLGVEANVLRYHPVPVAIRLSEGRPLHELVRVLAAATLARSAVTVSSAAKLPKPLRLHLKERGIRVVIENDATWLARAGDYLAQGDVPRVRLIGGDPAALADALEGSCEIAVYPGEVTRAGRIELLPFLVEQAVSVTNHRFGNPSSMAHDVLAGVEGL